A single region of the Nocardioides aquaticus genome encodes:
- a CDS encoding gluconeogenesis factor YvcK family protein has protein sequence MSDQRAQAVVALGGGHGLHASLSALRLLVDDLTVDDLTAVVTVADNGGSSGRLRGEFQVLPPGDLRMALAALCGDDAWGVTWSQVLQHRFEGDGEMRGHVIGNLLIVGLWEQLGDPVEALDWVGRLLGAKGRVLPMALCPMDITATVRGLQDDPSALTTVRGQVEVATTEGLIDTISLVPEDPPVSAEALTALAGADWVVLGPGSWFTSVIPHLMVPALRRALETTDARLVVVLNLAEQEGETPGFAPADHLAVLAEHAPDLRVHTVLADRTWVAGHEQDLADTVEALGARLVVDDVGADDGSPHHDPALLAAAYARIFAGAAEQVPLGRPRA, from the coding sequence GTGAGTGACCAGCGGGCGCAGGCCGTGGTGGCCCTGGGCGGCGGCCACGGCCTGCACGCCTCGCTGAGCGCCCTGCGGCTCCTGGTCGACGACCTGACCGTCGACGACCTCACCGCCGTCGTCACCGTGGCCGACAACGGCGGCTCGTCGGGCCGGCTGCGCGGGGAGTTCCAGGTGCTGCCGCCCGGTGACCTGCGGATGGCCCTCGCCGCGCTCTGCGGCGACGACGCCTGGGGCGTGACCTGGTCGCAGGTCCTCCAGCACCGCTTCGAGGGCGACGGCGAGATGCGCGGCCACGTGATCGGCAACCTGCTCATCGTCGGCCTCTGGGAGCAGCTCGGCGACCCCGTCGAGGCGCTCGACTGGGTCGGCCGGCTGCTCGGCGCCAAGGGGCGGGTGCTGCCGATGGCGCTGTGCCCGATGGACATCACCGCCACCGTCCGGGGGCTGCAGGACGACCCCTCGGCCCTGACCACCGTGCGCGGGCAGGTCGAGGTCGCCACCACCGAGGGCCTGATCGACACCATCAGCCTGGTGCCCGAGGACCCGCCGGTCAGCGCGGAGGCCCTCACCGCCCTGGCGGGCGCCGACTGGGTGGTGCTCGGCCCCGGGTCGTGGTTCACCTCGGTGATCCCGCACCTCATGGTGCCGGCGCTGCGCCGTGCGCTGGAGACGACCGACGCGCGGCTGGTGGTCGTGCTCAACCTGGCCGAGCAGGAGGGGGAGACCCCCGGCTTCGCCCCGGCCGACCACCTCGCGGTCCTCGCCGAGCACGCCCCGGACCTCCGCGTGCACACCGTGCTGGCCGACCGGACCTGGGTCGCCGGTCACGAGCAGGACCTCGCCGACACCGTCGAGGCCCTGGGCGCCCGGCTCGTGGTCGACGACGTGGGCGCCGACGACGGCTCGCCGCACCACGACCCGGCGCTGCTGGCCGCGGCGTACGCCCGGATCTTCGCGGGCGCCGCCGAGCAGGTCCCGCTCGGCCGTCCTCGCGCCTGA
- the rapZ gene encoding RNase adapter RapZ, whose protein sequence is MSEREGASGPGELVVVTGMTGAGRSTVAKELEDLGFYVVDNLPPALLPDVVRLVDQNLGTTQRIAVVVDVRSGSFFTDLRAQLAHGAHGRTASMVFLDAADEVLVRRQEAARRPHPLQGSGRLLDGVHRERVAVAELRAEADLVIDTTTLNVHQLTDRVDDAFGDASTRRLKLTVISFGFKYGIPVDADFVADMRFLPNPFWQPELREGDGRDDAVAAYVYSRDGAAEFLDGYVPLLDTVAQGYLREGKRFMRVAVGCTGGKHRSVAMAEEAGRRLAALGHDVRVVHRDLGRE, encoded by the coding sequence ATGAGCGAGCGCGAGGGGGCCAGCGGACCGGGGGAGCTCGTCGTGGTCACCGGCATGACCGGCGCCGGGCGCAGCACCGTGGCCAAGGAGCTGGAGGACCTCGGCTTCTACGTCGTCGACAACCTGCCGCCGGCGCTGCTGCCCGACGTGGTGCGCCTGGTCGACCAGAACCTCGGGACCACCCAGCGGATCGCGGTGGTCGTCGACGTCCGCTCCGGGTCGTTCTTCACCGACCTGCGCGCGCAGCTCGCCCACGGCGCCCACGGGCGTACGGCCTCGATGGTCTTCCTCGACGCCGCCGACGAGGTGCTCGTGCGGCGCCAGGAGGCCGCGCGCCGCCCGCACCCCCTGCAGGGCAGCGGACGCCTGCTCGACGGGGTCCACCGCGAGCGCGTCGCCGTCGCCGAGCTGCGCGCGGAGGCCGACCTGGTCATCGACACCACCACCCTCAACGTGCACCAGCTCACGGACCGCGTGGACGACGCCTTCGGCGACGCCAGCACCCGGCGGCTGAAGCTCACCGTGATCAGCTTCGGCTTCAAGTACGGCATCCCCGTCGACGCCGACTTCGTGGCGGACATGCGGTTCCTGCCGAACCCGTTCTGGCAGCCCGAGCTGCGCGAGGGCGACGGCCGCGACGACGCGGTCGCCGCCTACGTCTACAGCCGCGACGGTGCCGCGGAGTTCCTCGACGGCTACGTGCCCCTGCTGGACACCGTGGCCCAGGGCTACCTGCGCGAGGGCAAGCGCTTCATGCGGGTCGCCGTGGGCTGCACCGGTGGCAAGCACCGCAGCGTCGCGATGGCCGAGGAGGCCGGGCGTCGTCTCGCCGCGCTGGGCCACGACGTCCGCGTCGTCCACCGGGACCTCGGGCGTGAGTGA
- the uvrC gene encoding excinuclease ABC subunit UvrC, with protein MTPARPSRSSRGPLSYRPEPGSIPTQPGVYRFRDASGRVIYVGKAKNLRARLSSYFQDISNLHQRTASMVTTAAGVEWTVVNTEVEALQLEYSWIKEYDPRFNVKYRDDKSYPWLAVTTGEEFPRVMVGRGAKRKGTRYFGPYSHAWAIRETVDVLLRVFPMRSCSNGVFKRSQQIGRPCLLGYIDKCAAPCVGNVSAEDHRQIVDDFCDFMGGRTRPFLRRIEQEMYAASEEMDFEKAARLRDDLGAMNRALEKQAVVLSDGADADVIALAEDPLEVAVQIFYVRGGRIRGQRGWVADRTDDGGTPELVEDFLLQLYAGDADAVPREILVPELPPDVETFEQLLNDLRRAKVRIRVPQRGDKKTLQETVARNAGQALVLHKTKRASDLTTRNRALEEIQQALELDDVPLRIECYDVSNLQGTEVVASMVVFEDGLSRKGEYRRFVIRGVDGQDDVASVHEVITRRFKRLLDEQAKSERVEGDQGPMLVDPETGRPRKFAYAPGLVVVDGGPPQVAAAQRALDELGIDDIPVVGLAKRLEEVWVPGEEDPVILARSSEGLYLLQRLRDEAHRFAITHHRNRRSKSMVESALDDVPGLGEVRRKTLLKHFGSLKKLRTAEVEEIAQVPGIGPRTAAAIKESVAAAPGGAGKAGAGQDGPVGITVNTATGEIEDA; from the coding sequence GTGACTCCCGCCCGCCCTTCGCGCAGCTCCCGCGGGCCCCTGTCCTACCGCCCCGAGCCGGGCTCGATCCCGACCCAGCCGGGCGTCTACCGGTTCCGGGACGCGTCGGGCCGCGTGATCTACGTCGGCAAGGCCAAGAACCTCCGGGCCCGCCTCTCGTCGTACTTCCAGGACATCTCCAACCTCCACCAGCGCACGGCCTCGATGGTCACCACCGCGGCCGGCGTCGAGTGGACGGTGGTCAACACCGAGGTCGAGGCGCTGCAGCTGGAGTACTCCTGGATCAAGGAGTACGACCCGCGCTTCAACGTCAAGTACCGCGACGACAAGTCGTACCCCTGGCTGGCCGTCACCACGGGCGAGGAGTTCCCCCGGGTGATGGTCGGGCGCGGCGCCAAGCGCAAGGGCACCCGCTACTTCGGGCCGTACAGCCACGCCTGGGCGATCCGCGAGACCGTCGACGTCCTGCTGCGGGTCTTCCCGATGCGCTCCTGCAGCAACGGCGTCTTCAAGCGCTCGCAGCAGATCGGGCGTCCCTGCCTGCTCGGCTACATCGACAAGTGCGCGGCGCCGTGCGTCGGCAACGTCAGCGCCGAGGACCACCGGCAGATCGTCGACGACTTCTGCGACTTCATGGGCGGTCGCACCCGCCCGTTCCTGCGCCGCATCGAGCAGGAGATGTACGCCGCCTCGGAGGAGATGGACTTCGAGAAGGCCGCCCGGCTGCGCGACGACCTCGGCGCGATGAACCGGGCCCTGGAGAAGCAGGCCGTGGTGCTCTCCGACGGCGCCGACGCCGACGTGATCGCGCTGGCCGAGGACCCGCTCGAGGTCGCCGTGCAGATCTTCTACGTCCGCGGCGGACGGATCCGCGGCCAGCGCGGCTGGGTCGCGGACCGCACCGACGACGGCGGCACCCCCGAGCTGGTCGAGGACTTCCTCCTCCAGCTCTACGCCGGCGACGCCGACGCGGTGCCGCGCGAGATCCTGGTGCCCGAGCTGCCGCCCGACGTCGAGACCTTCGAGCAGCTGCTGAACGACCTGCGCCGGGCGAAGGTGCGCATCCGCGTGCCCCAGCGCGGCGACAAGAAGACGCTGCAGGAGACCGTCGCCCGCAACGCCGGCCAGGCGCTGGTGCTGCACAAGACCAAGCGCGCCAGCGACCTCACCACCCGCAACCGTGCGCTGGAGGAGATCCAGCAGGCCCTGGAGCTCGACGACGTCCCGCTGCGCATCGAGTGCTACGACGTCTCCAACCTGCAGGGCACCGAGGTCGTGGCCTCGATGGTGGTCTTCGAGGACGGCCTGTCCCGCAAGGGGGAGTACCGCCGGTTCGTGATCCGCGGCGTCGACGGGCAGGACGACGTGGCGTCGGTGCACGAGGTGATCACCCGACGCTTCAAGCGGCTGCTCGACGAGCAGGCGAAGTCCGAGCGCGTCGAGGGCGACCAGGGGCCGATGCTGGTCGACCCCGAGACCGGCCGGCCCCGCAAGTTCGCCTACGCCCCCGGCCTCGTCGTGGTCGACGGCGGCCCGCCCCAGGTGGCCGCCGCCCAGCGGGCGCTCGACGAGCTGGGCATCGACGACATCCCCGTGGTGGGCCTGGCCAAGCGGCTCGAGGAGGTCTGGGTCCCCGGGGAGGAGGACCCCGTCATCCTGGCCCGCTCCTCCGAGGGCCTCTACCTGCTGCAGCGGCTGCGCGACGAGGCGCACCGCTTCGCGATCACCCACCACCGCAACCGCCGCTCGAAGTCGATGGTCGAGAGTGCCCTCGACGACGTGCCCGGCCTGGGTGAGGTGCGGCGCAAGACCCTGCTCAAGCACTTCGGGTCCCTGAAGAAGCTGCGCACCGCCGAGGTGGAGGAGATCGCGCAGGTGCCCGGCATCGGCCCCCGGACCGCTGCCGCGATCAAGGAGTCGGTGGCCGCGGCACCGGGCGGGGCCGGGAAGGCCGGCGCCGGGCAGGATGGCCCCGTGGGGATAACCGTGAACACCGCGACCGGCGAGATCGAGGACGCATGA
- a CDS encoding Rieske (2Fe-2S) protein, with protein sequence MADAVRPPCLSRRRALSGAATLGLAAPVLAACGGSDSAGDSPASAAPSPQADGPLAATADVPVGSGVILEEQGVVLTQPTEGDFKAFSSICTHQGCPVTGIDEAGISCTCHGSLFSLDTGEPESGPASSPLPAVEVTVEGGEISLA encoded by the coding sequence GTGGCCGACGCCGTCCGTCCCCCCTGCCTGTCCCGTCGCCGTGCGCTGAGCGGTGCCGCGACCCTCGGCCTCGCCGCGCCGGTGCTCGCCGCCTGCGGCGGGTCCGACTCGGCGGGCGACTCCCCGGCCAGCGCGGCGCCGTCACCGCAGGCCGACGGCCCGCTCGCCGCGACCGCCGACGTGCCCGTCGGCAGCGGCGTGATCCTCGAGGAGCAGGGCGTCGTGCTCACCCAGCCCACCGAGGGCGACTTCAAGGCGTTCTCGTCGATCTGCACCCACCAGGGCTGCCCGGTGACCGGCATCGACGAGGCCGGGATCAGCTGCACCTGCCACGGCAGCCTGTTCTCCCTCGACACCGGTGAGCCCGAGTCGGGACCGGCCAGCTCCCCGCTGCCGGCCGTCGAGGTCACCGTCGAGGGCGGCGAGATCAGCCTCGCCTGA
- the uvrA gene encoding excinuclease ABC subunit UvrA has product MADQLIIRGAREHNLKDVSLDLPRDSLIVFTGLSGSGKSSLAFDTIFAEGQRRYVESLSAYARQFLGQMDKPDVDFIEGLSPAVSIDQKSTSRNPRSTVGTITEVYDYLRLLYARAGHPHCPTCGAPIERQTPQQIVDRVLTLEEGRRFQVLAPVVRGRKGEYLELFKQLQVQGFSRARTNGETHALDEPPTLDKQKKHTIEVVVDRLAVKETAKRRLTDSVETALRLADGLVLLDFVDLPDGDPQREMRFSEKMSCPNEHVLDTDELEPRSFSFNSPFGACPACSGLGTRMEVDPELVVPDGTATLGQGAIQPWSGAHVADYFLKLLGALGDELGFDLNTPWDDLSPKARRSVLDGHSTKVHVVTRNRYGRQRSYHAAFEGVRPYIERRHREAETDTSRDRFEGFMREVPCPTCQGSRLKPVIRAVTMGSTEHGEMNIAEVCALPINEAAAFLETLELSTRERQIAEQVLKEIQERLRFLLDVGLDYLSLDRPSGSLSGGEAQRIRLATQIGAGLVGVLYVLDEPSIGLHQRDNQRLIETLVRLRDLGNTLIVVEHDEDTIKVADWVVDFGPAAGEHGGQVVHSGTVEDLYAHPDSMTGLYLSGRREIPVPEVRRPRTRGRELTVVGAKEHNLHDVTASFPLGLFVAVTGVSGSGKSTLVNDILYTSLAKQIYNARAVPGRHQKITGLEHVDKVIHVDQSPIGRTPRSNPATYTGVFDHVRKLFASTQEAKVRGYLQGRFSFNVKGGRCEGCSGDGTIKIEMNFLPDVYVPCEVCHGARYNRETLEVHFKGKTIAEVLDMPIEEAAEFFAAVPGIARHLSTLVEVGLGYVRLGQPATTLSGGEAQRVKLAAELQKRSTGRTVYVLDEPTTGLHFEDIRKLLLVLGRLVDQGNTVLVIEHNLDVIKTADWVVDMGPEGGSRGGQVVAEGTPEDVAQVEGSYTGQFLAPLIEGRGATQPGPPRKPPPPPEPKTKAGKKAAAKKAAAEKKASAASTGATAPARKRAATKVTSRSA; this is encoded by the coding sequence GTGGCTGACCAGCTCATCATCCGGGGCGCCCGGGAGCACAACCTCAAGGACGTCTCCCTCGACCTCCCTCGTGACTCGCTGATCGTCTTCACCGGTCTGTCGGGCTCCGGCAAGTCGTCGCTGGCCTTCGACACGATCTTCGCCGAGGGGCAGCGCCGCTACGTCGAGTCGCTCTCGGCGTACGCCCGGCAGTTCCTGGGCCAGATGGACAAGCCCGACGTCGACTTCATCGAGGGCCTCTCGCCGGCGGTGTCGATCGACCAGAAGTCGACCTCGCGCAACCCGCGCTCGACGGTCGGCACCATCACCGAGGTCTACGACTACCTGCGCCTGCTCTACGCCCGCGCCGGGCACCCGCACTGCCCCACCTGTGGCGCCCCGATCGAGCGGCAGACGCCGCAGCAGATCGTCGACCGGGTGCTGACGCTGGAGGAGGGCCGCCGGTTCCAGGTGCTGGCCCCGGTGGTCCGGGGCCGCAAGGGCGAGTACCTCGAGCTCTTCAAGCAGCTCCAGGTGCAGGGCTTCAGCCGGGCCCGCACCAACGGCGAGACCCACGCGCTCGACGAGCCGCCGACCCTGGACAAGCAGAAGAAGCACACCATCGAGGTCGTCGTCGACCGCCTCGCGGTCAAGGAGACGGCCAAGCGCCGGCTGACCGACTCCGTCGAGACCGCGCTCAGGCTCGCCGACGGCCTGGTCCTGCTCGACTTCGTCGACCTCCCCGACGGCGACCCGCAGCGCGAGATGCGGTTCAGCGAGAAGATGTCGTGCCCCAACGAGCACGTCCTCGACACCGACGAGCTCGAGCCCCGCTCGTTCTCCTTCAACTCACCGTTCGGCGCCTGCCCGGCCTGCAGCGGCCTGGGCACCCGGATGGAGGTCGACCCCGAGCTGGTCGTGCCCGACGGCACCGCCACCCTCGGCCAGGGCGCCATCCAGCCGTGGTCCGGCGCGCACGTCGCCGACTACTTCCTCAAGCTCCTCGGTGCCCTCGGCGACGAGCTCGGCTTCGACCTGAACACGCCCTGGGACGACCTCTCGCCCAAGGCGCGCCGCTCGGTGCTCGACGGCCACAGCACCAAGGTGCACGTCGTCACGCGCAACCGGTACGGCCGGCAGCGCAGCTACCACGCCGCCTTCGAGGGCGTGCGGCCCTACATCGAGCGCCGCCACCGCGAGGCCGAGACCGACACCAGCCGGGACCGCTTCGAGGGGTTCATGCGCGAGGTGCCCTGCCCCACCTGCCAGGGCAGCCGGCTCAAGCCGGTGATCCGCGCGGTGACGATGGGCTCCACCGAGCACGGCGAGATGAACATCGCCGAGGTGTGCGCGCTGCCGATCAACGAGGCCGCCGCCTTCCTGGAGACCCTCGAGCTCAGCACCCGTGAGCGCCAGATCGCCGAGCAGGTGCTCAAGGAGATCCAGGAGCGGCTGCGCTTCCTGCTCGACGTCGGCCTCGACTACCTCTCCCTCGACCGGCCCTCCGGGTCGCTCTCGGGCGGCGAGGCGCAGCGGATCCGTCTCGCGACCCAGATCGGTGCCGGCCTGGTCGGCGTGCTGTACGTCCTCGACGAGCCCTCGATCGGGCTGCACCAGCGCGACAACCAGCGGCTGATCGAGACCCTCGTACGCCTGCGCGACCTCGGCAACACCCTGATCGTGGTCGAGCACGACGAGGACACCATCAAGGTCGCCGACTGGGTCGTCGACTTCGGTCCCGCTGCCGGTGAGCACGGCGGCCAGGTCGTGCACAGCGGCACCGTGGAGGACCTGTACGCCCACCCCGACTCGATGACCGGGCTCTACCTCTCCGGACGCCGGGAGATCCCCGTGCCCGAGGTCCGCCGCCCCCGCACCCGGGGCCGCGAGCTCACCGTCGTGGGCGCCAAGGAGCACAACCTCCACGACGTCACCGCCAGCTTCCCGCTGGGGCTCTTCGTCGCCGTCACCGGTGTCTCGGGCTCGGGCAAGTCGACGCTGGTCAACGACATCCTCTACACGTCGCTGGCCAAGCAGATCTACAACGCCCGCGCCGTGCCCGGCCGGCACCAGAAGATCACCGGCCTCGAGCACGTCGACAAGGTCATCCATGTCGACCAGTCGCCGATCGGGCGGACGCCGCGGTCCAACCCGGCCACCTACACCGGTGTCTTCGACCACGTCCGCAAGCTCTTCGCCTCCACCCAGGAGGCCAAGGTCCGCGGCTACCTGCAGGGCCGCTTCTCCTTCAACGTCAAGGGCGGGCGCTGCGAGGGCTGCTCCGGCGACGGCACGATCAAGATCGAGATGAACTTCCTGCCCGACGTCTACGTGCCGTGCGAGGTCTGCCACGGCGCCCGCTACAACCGCGAGACGCTCGAGGTGCACTTCAAGGGCAAGACCATCGCCGAGGTGCTCGACATGCCCATCGAGGAGGCCGCGGAGTTCTTCGCCGCGGTCCCCGGCATCGCGCGCCACCTCAGCACGCTGGTCGAGGTGGGGCTCGGGTACGTCCGCCTCGGCCAGCCGGCCACCACCCTGTCCGGGGGCGAGGCGCAGCGGGTCAAGCTGGCAGCCGAGCTGCAGAAGCGCTCCACCGGGCGCACCGTGTACGTCCTCGACGAGCCGACCACCGGGCTGCACTTCGAGGACATCCGCAAGCTCCTGCTGGTCCTGGGCAGGCTGGTCGACCAGGGCAACACGGTGCTGGTGATCGAGCACAACCTGGACGTCATCAAGACCGCCGACTGGGTCGTGGACATGGGCCCCGAGGGTGGGTCGCGCGGTGGCCAGGTCGTCGCCGAGGGCACGCCCGAGGACGTCGCCCAGGTCGAGGGCAGCTATACGGGGCAGTTCCTCGCCCCGTTGATCGAGGGCCGGGGAGCCACGCAGCCGGGGCCCCCGCGCAAGCCGCCGCCGCCCCCGGAGCCCAAGACCAAGGCCGGGAAGAAGGCCGCCGCCAAGAAGGCGGCCGCGGAGAAGAAGGCCTCGGCCGCCTCGACCGGGGCGACCGCCCCGGCCCGCAAGCGGGCCGCGACCAAGGTCACCTCCCGCTCGGCCTGA
- a CDS encoding maleylpyruvate isomerase family mycothiol-dependent enzyme, giving the protein MNPADVAPPPPTGRSGAARLPDLEDATQRLVRRVDELPDESYAARSLLPGWTRGHVVAHLALNAESLEGVLRGAAAGGEPAMYPSQRRRDQDIEDLADATPGELRERLLASVRLFLDAVGDFPEERWESGFRRLPDSPDLLPAHAVLGMRHREVEIHHVDLDAGYTPREWPGSFVVATVEALRVRAPGVTLLATDLGRSWHAERGRVTVSGPGPQIAWWLSGRGRGEGLTSNGGDLPRIQEW; this is encoded by the coding sequence GTGAACCCCGCGGACGTCGCACCACCCCCGCCGACGGGGCGGTCCGGGGCGGCCAGGCTCCCCGACCTCGAGGACGCCACCCAGCGCCTGGTGCGCCGCGTCGACGAGCTGCCCGACGAGTCGTACGCCGCCCGCTCGCTGCTGCCCGGCTGGACCCGGGGCCACGTCGTGGCCCACCTGGCGCTGAACGCCGAGAGCCTCGAGGGCGTGCTGCGCGGGGCGGCCGCGGGCGGGGAGCCGGCGATGTACCCCTCGCAGCGCCGCCGCGACCAGGACATCGAGGACCTCGCCGACGCGACGCCGGGCGAGCTGCGCGAGCGGCTGCTCGCCTCGGTACGGCTCTTCCTCGACGCGGTCGGCGACTTCCCGGAGGAGCGCTGGGAGTCCGGGTTCCGCCGGCTGCCGGACTCCCCCGACCTCCTGCCCGCGCACGCCGTGCTCGGGATGCGCCACCGCGAGGTGGAGATCCACCACGTCGACCTCGACGCCGGCTACACGCCCCGGGAGTGGCCCGGGTCGTTCGTGGTCGCCACGGTGGAGGCGCTGCGCGTGCGGGCACCGGGCGTCACGCTGCTGGCCACCGACCTCGGCCGCTCCTGGCACGCCGAGCGTGGCCGGGTGACCGTGAGCGGGCCCGGCCCCCAGATCGCGTGGTGGCTCAGCGGCCGCGGCCGCGGCGAAGGACTGACCAGCAACGGCGGCGACCTGCCGCGGATCCAGGAGTGGTGA
- a CDS encoding MBL fold metallo-hydrolase has product MNEQQTGQDEYVGDVAPGGPAQTRTAGCLRITKVAVDPEMSNNCYLLRCEDTGDQVLVDAAAEPERLLELVGDGGLATVITTHQHWDHHRGLAAVVAATGAEVVVGSPDADAVTEQTGVTVTRSVGHGDTVAVGSCSLDVIALAGHTPGSVALLFEDAERGDGRAHLFTGDSLFPGGPGKTAGPAEFTSLMDDLEARVFDRLPDSTWFYPGHGDDSTLGDQRPQLGEWRARGW; this is encoded by the coding sequence ATGAACGAGCAGCAGACCGGGCAGGACGAGTACGTCGGGGACGTCGCGCCGGGCGGGCCGGCCCAGACCCGGACGGCCGGGTGCCTGCGGATCACGAAGGTCGCGGTCGACCCGGAGATGAGCAACAACTGCTACCTGCTGCGCTGCGAGGACACCGGCGACCAGGTGCTGGTCGACGCCGCGGCCGAGCCCGAGCGCCTGCTCGAGCTGGTCGGCGACGGCGGCCTGGCCACCGTGATCACCACCCACCAGCACTGGGACCACCACCGCGGTCTGGCCGCCGTGGTGGCGGCCACCGGCGCCGAGGTCGTCGTCGGCTCCCCCGACGCCGACGCCGTGACCGAGCAGACCGGCGTCACCGTGACGCGTTCGGTCGGGCACGGCGACACCGTCGCGGTCGGGTCCTGCTCGCTCGACGTGATCGCCCTGGCCGGCCACACCCCCGGCTCGGTCGCGCTGCTGTTCGAGGACGCCGAGCGCGGCGACGGCCGCGCCCACCTCTTCACCGGCGACTCCCTCTTCCCCGGCGGCCCCGGCAAGACCGCCGGGCCGGCGGAGTTCACCTCGCTGATGGACGACCTCGAGGCGCGGGTCTTCGACCGTCTCCCCGACAGCACGTGGTTCTACCCCGGCCACGGCGACGACTCCACCCTGGGCGACCAGCGCCCGCAGCTCGGCGAGTGGCGCGCGCGGGGCTGGTGA
- a CDS encoding AraC family transcriptional regulator: protein MIAALNRAVDAVEAQLADDPSVAVDAADVAAALGTTEHHLRRMFSSLAGMPLSDYVRRRRMALAAADLVRTRTDLLTLAVRYGYGSTETFGRAFRAVHAVGPGDARRDGGPLRTQPRIRFHLTVEGSVPMDTRITDLPALRLVGHAARVPLVHTGVNQRIAEHVAGIAPEETARLRALNDTEPTGVLAVSDDLDPDRAEGTELTYLHGVATTGAPPAGLDVLDVPAGTWAVFRTEGPHPEALQEAWAATATTWFPSQPWRLRPGPEIVAMLAYDPEAGSATCELWLPVEPG, encoded by the coding sequence ATGATCGCTGCACTGAACCGGGCCGTCGACGCCGTCGAGGCACAGCTGGCGGACGACCCGTCCGTCGCGGTCGACGCGGCCGACGTCGCCGCCGCGCTCGGCACCACCGAGCACCACCTGCGACGGATGTTCTCGTCGCTGGCGGGGATGCCGCTGTCGGACTACGTGCGCCGACGCCGGATGGCGCTGGCCGCGGCGGACCTGGTGCGGACGCGTACCGACCTGCTCACGCTCGCGGTGCGGTACGGCTACGGCTCCACCGAGACGTTCGGGCGCGCGTTCCGCGCCGTGCACGCCGTCGGCCCCGGTGACGCGCGACGCGACGGGGGTCCACTACGTACACAACCGCGGATCAGGTTCCACCTGACCGTCGAAGGGAGCGTCCCCATGGACACCCGCATCACCGACCTACCCGCGCTGCGCCTCGTCGGCCACGCCGCGCGCGTCCCGCTGGTGCACACCGGCGTGAACCAACGCATCGCCGAGCACGTCGCCGGCATCGCGCCCGAGGAGACCGCGCGTCTCAGAGCGCTCAACGACACCGAGCCGACGGGGGTGCTCGCGGTCAGCGACGACCTGGACCCCGACCGTGCGGAGGGCACCGAGCTCACCTACCTGCACGGCGTCGCCACGACCGGTGCCCCACCCGCGGGGCTCGACGTGCTGGACGTGCCGGCGGGCACCTGGGCGGTGTTCCGGACCGAGGGGCCGCACCCCGAGGCCCTCCAGGAGGCCTGGGCCGCGACGGCCACCACGTGGTTCCCCTCGCAGCCGTGGCGCCTGCGTCCCGGGCCCGAGATCGTGGCGATGCTGGCCTACGACCCGGAGGCCGGCAGCGCCACCTGCGAGCTGTGGCTGCCCGTGGAGCCGGGATGA
- a CDS encoding ABC transporter ATP-binding protein has product MTEDGEQVIATTGLTKHYGQVHALTDLDIEVGSGVTGLVGANGAGKSTLIKILLGLLEPSSGRATVLGHDIASEAEEIRRLVGYMPEHDCLPPDVSASDFVVHMARMSGLGASAARERSADVLRHVGLDEERYRPMGGFSTGMKQRAKLAQALVHDPRLVFLDEPTNGLDPAARTDMLRLVRRIGSDFGIAVLVTSHLLGELEQVSDHVIVLDAGHLLRSSATGDFLEQTGSLLVEVVGGSTERDRFGEALAAAGLPCRPRGTAIVIDPAPQLPVHDLVRDTAADLGLGLMRLQPDRHHLEDVFLQGPASAQEEVARG; this is encoded by the coding sequence GTGACGGAGGACGGCGAGCAGGTCATCGCGACCACCGGGTTGACCAAGCACTACGGGCAGGTGCACGCGCTGACCGACCTCGACATCGAGGTCGGCAGCGGCGTGACCGGCCTCGTCGGTGCGAACGGTGCCGGCAAGTCGACGCTGATCAAGATCCTGCTGGGCCTCCTCGAGCCGAGCTCGGGCCGCGCGACCGTGCTGGGTCACGACATCGCGTCCGAGGCCGAGGAGATCCGCCGCCTGGTCGGTTACATGCCCGAGCACGACTGCCTGCCGCCGGACGTCAGCGCCAGCGACTTCGTGGTGCACATGGCCCGGATGTCCGGCCTCGGCGCCTCCGCCGCGCGCGAGCGGTCCGCCGACGTGCTGCGCCACGTCGGCCTCGACGAGGAGCGCTACCGCCCGATGGGCGGCTTCTCCACCGGGATGAAGCAGCGCGCCAAGCTGGCCCAGGCCCTGGTCCACGACCCGCGTCTGGTCTTCCTCGACGAGCCGACCAACGGCCTGGACCCGGCCGCCCGTACGGACATGCTGCGCCTGGTCCGCCGCATCGGCAGCGACTTCGGGATCGCCGTGCTGGTGACCTCCCACCTGCTCGGCGAGCTGGAGCAGGTCAGCGACCACGTCATCGTCCTCGACGCCGGCCACCTGCTCCGCTCCAGCGCGACCGGCGACTTCCTCGAGCAGACGGGCAGCCTGCTCGTCGAGGTGGTCGGCGGGTCGACGGAGCGGGACAGGTTCGGGGAGGCACTGGCCGCGGCGGGGCTGCCCTGCCGCCCGCGCGGCACCGCCATCGTGATCGACCCGGCGCCGCAGCTGCCCGTCCACGACCTCGTCCGCGACACCGCCGCCGACCTGGGGCTCGGGCTGATGCGCCTGCAGCCGGACCGCCACCACCTCGAGGACGTGTTCCTCCAGGGCCCCGCGTCCGCACAGGAGGAGGTGGCCCGTGGCTGA